One stretch of Corallococcus exiguus DNA includes these proteins:
- a CDS encoding DUF481 domain-containing protein has product MNLLKSGGWVVLVVLLHASGAAAQIVNVQALFDEKAEPGPAAAIELGGDWRTGSTELFSIRGSLVGQLRSERDVWLGVIRGEYSFASGERIVSQVLEHVRYRRKLTDTVSGEIFAQHEYNEFRRLQLRILLGAGPRFILLNEDRLGLTFGVALMLEHERLRKDGEPDAGDRYTDPRVSSYLLGRIRLMENINLVETVYIQPRVTRPSDLRVLNETIFAVTPNPRVTVGIGFNLTYDSAPPATVPALDTQLRTTVGVKL; this is encoded by the coding sequence ATGAATCTCCTGAAGTCGGGTGGGTGGGTGGTGCTGGTGGTGTTGCTCCACGCGAGCGGCGCGGCGGCACAGATCGTCAACGTGCAGGCGCTCTTCGACGAGAAGGCGGAGCCGGGGCCGGCCGCGGCCATCGAGTTGGGCGGCGACTGGCGCACGGGCAGCACGGAGCTGTTCTCCATTCGGGGCTCCCTGGTGGGCCAGCTGCGCTCCGAGCGTGACGTCTGGCTGGGCGTCATCCGGGGTGAGTATTCGTTCGCCAGCGGCGAGCGCATCGTCAGCCAGGTGCTGGAGCACGTGCGCTACCGGCGCAAGCTCACGGACACGGTGTCGGGCGAGATCTTCGCGCAGCACGAATACAACGAGTTCCGCCGGCTCCAGCTCCGGATCCTGCTGGGCGCGGGACCGCGCTTCATCCTGCTCAACGAGGACCGCCTGGGGCTCACCTTCGGGGTGGCGCTGATGCTGGAGCACGAGCGGCTGCGCAAGGACGGCGAGCCGGACGCGGGAGACCGCTACACGGATCCTCGAGTCTCCAGCTACCTGCTGGGACGGATAAGGCTGATGGAGAACATCAACCTCGTGGAGACGGTCTACATCCAGCCGCGAGTCACCCGTCCCTCCGACCTGCGCGTGCTCAACGAGACGATCTTCGCGGTGACACCCAATCCCCGCGTCACAGTGGGCATCGGCTTCAACCTCACCTACGACAGCGCGCCGCCCGCGACAGTGCCCGCCCTGGACACGCAGCTGCGCACCACGGTGGGTGTGAAGCTTTGA
- a CDS encoding PhzF family phenazine biosynthesis protein, with the protein MQVHIIDAFTRTAGAGNRAGVVLDASALDVPTMQRTAAAVSASETAFLLSRPGDATVRLRYFTPVDEIPFCGHATVATFHLLAEKELLRSPGTYTLECPGGTFGIELEPQGTRGTRVWIATPPPPAQPNPVALDALLATLGGTASQVDPSLPVIRQGHRLVVPLRRLADLEALTPRGAAMNALLMPHGLRGVYLFTREAKEEGSVAQARYFVPGFGILEDPVTGSAAGPLAAYLAEHGSLRLPEHGGTVSSRIEQGDTIGKPGRIDIQVTGRPGHIERARVGGVALSVMDATLLA; encoded by the coding sequence ATGCAGGTTCACATCATCGATGCCTTCACCCGCACCGCCGGTGCGGGAAATCGCGCGGGCGTGGTGCTCGACGCCTCGGCGCTGGATGTCCCCACGATGCAGCGGACCGCCGCGGCCGTCAGCGCGTCGGAGACCGCGTTCCTGCTGTCCCGGCCCGGCGACGCCACCGTGCGCCTGCGCTACTTCACGCCCGTGGATGAGATTCCGTTCTGCGGCCACGCCACGGTGGCCACCTTCCATCTGCTCGCGGAGAAGGAACTCCTGCGAAGCCCGGGGACGTACACGCTGGAGTGCCCCGGCGGCACGTTCGGCATCGAGCTGGAGCCCCAGGGCACGCGTGGGACTCGGGTGTGGATCGCCACGCCCCCGCCTCCCGCGCAGCCCAACCCCGTGGCCCTGGACGCGCTGCTGGCCACGTTGGGCGGGACCGCGTCGCAGGTGGACCCGTCACTGCCGGTGATCCGCCAGGGCCACCGGTTGGTGGTGCCCCTCCGGCGGCTCGCGGACCTGGAGGCCCTGACGCCGCGAGGCGCGGCGATGAACGCGCTGCTGATGCCGCACGGCTTGCGCGGCGTCTACCTCTTCACCCGCGAAGCGAAGGAAGAGGGGAGCGTTGCCCAGGCGCGCTACTTCGTCCCGGGCTTCGGCATCCTGGAGGACCCCGTGACGGGCTCCGCCGCGGGACCGCTCGCGGCTTACCTCGCCGAGCACGGGAGCCTTCGCCTGCCGGAGCACGGCGGCACGGTGTCGAGTCGCATCGAACAGGGCGACACGATTGGCAAGCCGGGTCGCATCGACATCCAGGTCACCGGCCGACCAGGCCACATCGAGCGCGCCCGCGTCGGTGGAGTGGCCCTCTCCGTGATGGACGCCACGCTGCTCGCATAG